TCATACTCGCTTACTCCGGAGACCGATGAGCAATTCACTGTCGGTGAGGGAGAGTTTGTAGGTGATGAGTACTACTTTGCCACCACATTTGGTGAGGATTTTGATTATCTGGCAAAGTTCAATCTTAATACCCATGAGTTCACGAAAGTTCTCTCGATTGAAAAAGAAGAGTTCGGGCCTATCCGATACGATAAGAGCACGAACACTCTTTATTTTGTTACATCAAAAGGCGTGAAAGATTATTTATATCAATATGATTTGGCTGATGGAACTTATAAAAACAGTAATCTTCCAGCTTCGATTATCCAGGGTGGATCAGTCGCTAAAAGTGGTAATGTATATATTCTCGCGGGATCAGCGACAAAACCGAATAACATTTACATGAAGGAAGCGGGCAGGAATGAATGGAAGCAGCTGACGAACCTGGCTGTTCCAGGAGTCAAGGAAGAGGAGCTTGTTGATCCTGAAGTTCTGACATACTCATCCTATGATGGCATGATGATGGAAGCTTTATTTTTCAAGGCGAAGGAAGAAGTGAGCAATGGCCATGTCATCCTTTGGCCTCATGGTGGCCCGCAGGCAGCAGAACGTAAATTCTTCCGTGCGATGTTCCAGTTCCTTGTGAACAGAGGCTACAGCATTTTCGCGCCGAATTTCCGAGGATCAACGGGTTACGGACTGGCGTTCACTAAGATGGTTGAGGGTAACTGGGGTGAAGGACCACGCCTTGATAATATTGCTGGTCTTGAGTACCTTTACGAAAACGGATTGGCTGACAGGGATAAAACATTATTGATGGGCGGAAGCTTTGGCGGATATATGGCATTGCTGCTACACGGGCGTCATCCGGAATATTTCAAGGCTGTCGTTGATATTTTCGGACCATCGAATCTATTCTCATTCATTGAATCCGTCCCTGAGCATTGGAAACCAATCATGAATCAGTGGGTTGGCGACCCGGTCAAGGACTTCGATAAGCTGACAGAGTATTCACCGATCACTTACCTGGATACAATGACCAAACCGATGCTGATCATCCAGGGAGCTAACGACCCGCGCGTCGTTAAGCAGGAATCAGACCAGATCGTCAAAGCCCTGCAGGAAAAAGGCCGCGACGTAAAATACCTTGTACTTGAAGACGAAGGTCATGGATTCTCGAAAAAGGAAAACGAGATTCTTGTTAACACCACGATCCTTGAGTTTTTTGATCAGTTTGTTGAGGCGAAGGTTTTAGCGGATTAATGTAATTATTAAGATTTTCATACTTATTACCGGGTTCATTTTCTATACAAAACTTAATTAGCAGTCCAATTCTAATTGAATTGGACTGCTTCTGGTTTTGATTATGGTTACTAATCATATTAATGCTCACAAGCTCCTTAATTCGGTTAAACAGCTAATAATTGCTCAAGTTGATTTTTATAAGAATTAGTTATTTCATGAAAATTTTTATCTGCTAAATCTGGAAAGGGTGTTAAAAGGATCATGAATAATATCGATAGAAAAAATCGTTTAGGTGACGAACCTTTTAATTTTCGGGTTACAAAAGATCATACAGTCTTTGTGGATTATTATGGTAGACTGGTAAAAACTTTAAAAGGTACAGAAGCAGAGAAATTTCTAAAGAGAATCAATGCTGCTGAAAATACAACAGAACAACAATTAATAATGGCGAAGATTACTGGAAACTTCAAAAGGGGTAACGAACAATAAAATGGAGGAAGCCCTTAATTAGGGGGTTTAGTTTCAAGATAGTTTTAAAAGTAAGAATGTGTCTTGATAAATGGTTGTCCTATTTCTGAAGAAGAAAAGAATTATGCTTTGGAACTTGAATTAGAAGCGTTAGAGGGACTTTCTAAACAAGCACAAATAGATGTTTTTGACTTCGTACGGCAATCAGTTTGTAAGTTTCTTCTTAGGCAGGGCACAAGAGCTCCAGACCATGATTAAATCTAACGGCCAGGTTGATTTGTAATGATAAAAAAGGTCAACCCAAACTTTGCAAAATAATAAGATATTAGAACATTTCAAGAGGAGGTATGTATGGGCTTCTTCAAAACTATTAAAGAATTTATAGATAGTCATTATAAAACACCAAGAGGAATTATAGGCGCATATATTGGCGAAAAAATGGTAAGGCAGCACAAGACTGAAAACAATTGGTCAATAGAACTAATGAATATTCAACAAGGGGACAGGATTTTAGAGTTGGGGTGTGGTGCAGGATATGCAATTAAATTAATTTTTGAAAACCATTTAGCTGAAGAAATAGTCGGTTTGGACATTTCTTCAACCATTATTCGATCAGCAAGAATTAGAAACAAGAAGGCAATAAATGAAAAGAGAGTAAAACTAGTACAAGCAAATTTCAATAAGTTGCCCTTTCCTAATGAAGCTTTCAATACAGTCTTCAGTATCCAAACTATTTATTTTTGGACTGATATAACTACGACATTATCAGAAATCTTTAGGGTTTTAGAGCCAAAAGGAGTTATCATCCTTACTTTTTCTGACTGCAAAGAAAACGAAACTTGGGAAAGTATAAGAAGTATTACTGAAAATCAAGTAATTCCGTCTATGAAGAAAGCAGGATTTAGAGACGTTACGTTTGTCAGAGGTCCAGATTCAAGAGGATATCATACCGTTGCAGTTAGGGGAAAGAGGCCTGCACTAGGTTCTTAATTTGTGATGATGAAGTAATAAACGCTGGATGGGCCGAATAAGTCATATTGAACATGGTTTTGTTGTATTCTCAGAACAAAAAGAATGAAACATTCCAATGAGAATATTTTTTCGTTATGGCCACCGGTCGAAAATGAAGGTTATTTTAGGCGCACGAATAGCTTTTTTAAAAATTGATTGAGGATTCTTTGTTTATCGTCACCAACTCTATTTTGAATATGGAAGGGACACTTGGGTTTGGTATTTACCTTTTAGAACCTTAGTTAGAGATTCTCTTCTCTTTAAACTTTGAAAGATTACACTAAACAGCGAGGGGATCGGTTGTATGCAAGGTGTTACCAAAATGTTTTTAGAACAACTCGACATGCATTGCCATGAGAATGAGTGGTTTGCATCCTTGGATCAGGCGCTTCATGGAGTCAGCGCGGCTGAGGCAGCATGGTCAAGTTCAGGAATCAGCAATTCGATTTGGCAGATTGTCAACCACTTAATATTTTGGAATGAAGATGTAATCCATCGACTTAAGGGCACAGAGAATCCGCAAAAGGCAGAACACAATGAAGAAACCTTTGGAAATCCGGGGGATCCAGAAGACGAAATTGGGTGGGCCCAGACAGTTCAGCGACTTAATGAAGTGATGAATAAATTAAAAACGGTCATTTCGGTTCTTGACGATGAAAAGTTAAAAGCTCCGTATGCAGATAACAGCTACTCTATGAAACGTTTACTCAGCAATATCATGATGCACGATACGTATCATCTAGGCCAAATTGTTTTGTTGCGAAAGTTGCAATCCTCTTGGGGTGGTGTTGATTGGTCCTAAAGGTGAAAAGCCTTCTATGAGTTTATCAACTTCATTGGATTTCCACGCAGTTGACAATAACAAACAAATCCCTCCCATTTAATTGGATATTAAGAGGAGTTATTGCCTGTTTTATAGAAATTAAGACTCAAGCTATTCAAAAGTATAGAAAAATTTATTCCTAATCTATTAACGGAAAAATAACTAGATAGGTAAGGAGATTTAGTAATGACCTACTGGGAAACGAAAACCATTAACACCCCACGCGGAAACTTTGAGGTCTTTGTAAAAGGAGAGGGCAATCCGATTTGCGTTACTCATCATTATTCAGAGTTTAATCATACAGGTGATTACTTTGCAGATACTTTTACAGAAAATAATATGGTCTACCTTGTGAATTTAAAACAAGCTGGAAATTCAAGTAAGGCAAATGAGGCTCACGAGTTGAGTATGTTTGATGCTGTATACGATCTTGAAGCAATCCGAAAGGCCCTGGGTTATTCCAAATGGAGCTTTGCTGGACACTCGACAGGAGGTATGATAGGAGTCATTTACGGTATACATTTTTCAAAGTCACTTACTTCACTAATAATGGTCGGGGCAGCTGCAAGGAAATATGCTAATTCATCCTCTGAATGTATCTATCATCCTGACCACCCACACTTTGACCGAATGCAGCAACTTATTGAGACCTTAAAACGCTCTGATTTATCACCTAGTGAAAGGGAGTGTTTCTCAAAAGAGAGAACTAAGCTGTCTCTATTTCATCCGGATAAGTATGATGAATACTTTTCTTTAGGCATACATAAAAAGATGTCTGCTCCAAGAATGAATTTTTTTATTAGGGAAGAAATGATCTTTGATGTAACCCGTGAGTTAGAAAAAATCTCAACTAATACTTTAATTTTGAGTGGCCGTTACGATGTACAATGCCCGCTTTCTTTCTCAGTAGAAATGAATGAGTTAATACCAAAGTCACAACTAATTATTTTTAATGAAAGCAATCATTACCCTTTCCTTGAAGAAAAGATGTTGTTTAGACAAGTCATCTCAACTTACTTAAAAGAAACGGTTCCTTATTGAACTATAGAAGCAGCATTCCTGTAATGAAGGAAAATGGTGTTTGAACAAAAAAATAACCTCTTGGTAGAATGAGAGAGTCCTGACGCTGGCCAGCAAAAAGGACAGATATCTCAAATACCAGGAGGCTTTAAAATGAATTATAACCAGAATAAGAAGATTGCTCAAATAACTTCTCAGACTCTTATTATAGGAGTCGATATTGCCAAATTCAAGCATGTGGCACGGGCTCAAGATTTTAGGGGAATAGAGTTTGGATCTCCATGTCAATTTGAAAATACTAAAGAAGGAATTGAGCATTTTCTTAAATGGATTTCGGAAATTAAAAAAGAACAGCGTATGGAAAAAGTGATGGTTGGCATGGAGCCGACAGGCCATTATTGGTTTAACTTGGCCCATATTTTAAAAGATAACGGGATTAAATTTGTCGCTGTAAACCCCTTGCACGTCAAGAAAAGCAAGGAGTTGGATGATAACTCACCTACGAAGAATGATGT
The window above is part of the Mesobacillus jeotgali genome. Proteins encoded here:
- a CDS encoding prolyl oligopeptidase family serine peptidase; amino-acid sequence: MITFKKPDVKNFYRTFNIQSFTVSPDEKQLVFSTNLTGKYNLWAMDLPNQYPYPLTFIDQTCQALRYSHDGSFMVVGFDHDGDENGQLYALPPAGGEMVPLRTAEGHRHMLPFLSKDDQRLYYTSTKGNETYLNIYRYDIASGEESIVVEGEGAACFLVAVDEEENNFAYLKQYANTYAPGFIFQDGKSYSLTPETDEQFTVGEGEFVGDEYYFATTFGEDFDYLAKFNLNTHEFTKVLSIEKEEFGPIRYDKSTNTLYFVTSKGVKDYLYQYDLADGTYKNSNLPASIIQGGSVAKSGNVYILAGSATKPNNIYMKEAGRNEWKQLTNLAVPGVKEEELVDPEVLTYSSYDGMMMEALFFKAKEEVSNGHVILWPHGGPQAAERKFFRAMFQFLVNRGYSIFAPNFRGSTGYGLAFTKMVEGNWGEGPRLDNIAGLEYLYENGLADRDKTLLMGGSFGGYMALLLHGRHPEYFKAVVDIFGPSNLFSFIESVPEHWKPIMNQWVGDPVKDFDKLTEYSPITYLDTMTKPMLIIQGANDPRVVKQESDQIVKALQEKGRDVKYLVLEDEGHGFSKKENEILVNTTILEFFDQFVEAKVLAD
- a CDS encoding class I SAM-dependent methyltransferase — encoded protein: MGFFKTIKEFIDSHYKTPRGIIGAYIGEKMVRQHKTENNWSIELMNIQQGDRILELGCGAGYAIKLIFENHLAEEIVGLDISSTIIRSARIRNKKAINEKRVKLVQANFNKLPFPNEAFNTVFSIQTIYFWTDITTTLSEIFRVLEPKGVIILTFSDCKENETWESIRSITENQVIPSMKKAGFRDVTFVRGPDSRGYHTVAVRGKRPALGS
- a CDS encoding DinB family protein, whose protein sequence is MFLEQLDMHCHENEWFASLDQALHGVSAAEAAWSSSGISNSIWQIVNHLIFWNEDVIHRLKGTENPQKAEHNEETFGNPGDPEDEIGWAQTVQRLNEVMNKLKTVISVLDDEKLKAPYADNSYSMKRLLSNIMMHDTYHLGQIVLLRKLQSSWGGVDWS
- a CDS encoding alpha/beta hydrolase — encoded protein: MTYWETKTINTPRGNFEVFVKGEGNPICVTHHYSEFNHTGDYFADTFTENNMVYLVNLKQAGNSSKANEAHELSMFDAVYDLEAIRKALGYSKWSFAGHSTGGMIGVIYGIHFSKSLTSLIMVGAAARKYANSSSECIYHPDHPHFDRMQQLIETLKRSDLSPSERECFSKERTKLSLFHPDKYDEYFSLGIHKKMSAPRMNFFIREEMIFDVTRELEKISTNTLILSGRYDVQCPLSFSVEMNELIPKSQLIIFNESNHYPFLEEKMLFRQVISTYLKETVPY